Proteins from a single region of Macaca nemestrina isolate mMacNem1 chromosome 13, mMacNem.hap1, whole genome shotgun sequence:
- the LOC105471788 gene encoding interleukin-37 isoform X1: MFLDVPSLPWTSFHFLMSNNSTLKMSFVGENSGVKTGSEDWEKDEPQCYSEKDEPQCYSEDPAGSPLEPGPSLPSMNFVHTSPKVKNLNPKKFSIHDQDHKVLVVDSGNLIAVPDKNYIRPEIFFALASSLSSASAEKGSPILLGVSKGEFCLSCDKDKGQSHPSLQLKKKKLMKLAALKESARRPFIFYRAQVGSRNMLESAAHPGWFICTSCNCNEPVGVTDKFENRKHIEFSFQPVCKAEMSPSEVSE, encoded by the exons GCCTTGGACTTCATTCCATTTTCTGATGAGTAATAACTCAACGTTGAAAATGTCCTTTGTCGGGGAGAACTCAGGAGTGAAAACGGGCTCTGAAGACTGGGAAAAAGATGAACCCCAGTGCTACTCAGAAAAAGATGAACCCCAGTGCTACTCAGAAG ACCCGGCTGGAAGCCCCCTGGAACCAGGCCCAAGCCTCCCCTCCATGAATTTTGTTCACACAA GTCCAAAGGTGAAGAACTTAAACCCGAAGAAATTCAGCATTCATGACCAGGATCACAAAGTACTGGTCGTGGACTCTGGGAATCTCATAGCAgttccagataaaaactacataCGCCCAG AGATCTTCTTTGCGTTAGCCTCATCCTTGAGCTCAGCCTCTGCGGAGAAAGGAAGTCCGATTCTCTTGGGGGTCTCTAAAGGGGAGTTTTGTCTCTCCTGTGACAAGGATAAAGGACAAAGTCATCCATCCCTTCAGTTGAAG aagaagaaactgatgAAGCTGGCTGCCCTAAAGGAATCAGCACGCCGGCCCTTCATCTTTTATAGGGCTCAGGTGGGCTCCCGGAACATGCTGGAGTCGGCAGCTCACCCCGGATGGTTCATCTGCACCTCCTGCAATTGTAATGAACCTGTTGGAGTGACAGATAAATTTGAGAACAGGAAACACATTGAATTTTCATTTCAACCAGTTTGCAAAGCTGAAATGAGCCCCAGTGAGGTCAGCGAATAG
- the LOC105471788 gene encoding interleukin-37 isoform X2 has translation MSNNSTLKMSFVGENSGVKTGSEDWEKDEPQCYSEKDEPQCYSEDPAGSPLEPGPSLPSMNFVHTSPKVKNLNPKKFSIHDQDHKVLVVDSGNLIAVPDKNYIRPEIFFALASSLSSASAEKGSPILLGVSKGEFCLSCDKDKGQSHPSLQLKKKKLMKLAALKESARRPFIFYRAQVGSRNMLESAAHPGWFICTSCNCNEPVGVTDKFENRKHIEFSFQPVCKAEMSPSEVSE, from the exons ATGAGTAATAACTCAACGTTGAAAATGTCCTTTGTCGGGGAGAACTCAGGAGTGAAAACGGGCTCTGAAGACTGGGAAAAAGATGAACCCCAGTGCTACTCAGAAAAAGATGAACCCCAGTGCTACTCAGAAG ACCCGGCTGGAAGCCCCCTGGAACCAGGCCCAAGCCTCCCCTCCATGAATTTTGTTCACACAA GTCCAAAGGTGAAGAACTTAAACCCGAAGAAATTCAGCATTCATGACCAGGATCACAAAGTACTGGTCGTGGACTCTGGGAATCTCATAGCAgttccagataaaaactacataCGCCCAG AGATCTTCTTTGCGTTAGCCTCATCCTTGAGCTCAGCCTCTGCGGAGAAAGGAAGTCCGATTCTCTTGGGGGTCTCTAAAGGGGAGTTTTGTCTCTCCTGTGACAAGGATAAAGGACAAAGTCATCCATCCCTTCAGTTGAAG aagaagaaactgatgAAGCTGGCTGCCCTAAAGGAATCAGCACGCCGGCCCTTCATCTTTTATAGGGCTCAGGTGGGCTCCCGGAACATGCTGGAGTCGGCAGCTCACCCCGGATGGTTCATCTGCACCTCCTGCAATTGTAATGAACCTGTTGGAGTGACAGATAAATTTGAGAACAGGAAACACATTGAATTTTCATTTCAACCAGTTTGCAAAGCTGAAATGAGCCCCAGTGAGGTCAGCGAATAG